The DNA region GCACTGATAAAGTCACTGGGAAACAAGCACTTGACCCCTTGAACCCTGGAATCCTCGAACCCTTTTTACCCACTAAATGGGAGAAGAACCTGATTTTATAAAGCATGTGCCTGGAGGCGGTTCATGAACAGGAACAGGATTCTGCTGGTAGACGATGAACCAGGCGCCTTGGAGATCCTGGCGGGTATACTCGGGCAGGAGAACTATGAGGTGGTTACCGCACAGGACGGAGAGGAGGCCCTTTCCATTTTGAAGGAATCATCGTTTGACCTGGTTCTCACGGATTTGAATATGCCGAAGATCAATGGACTGGAACTGATCAGGAGAATCCAGCAGGTCGATCCGGTTTTGATGACGATTGTCCTGACCGGCTGCGGCACGATCGATAATGCCGTGGCGGCCATGAAGGCCGGGGCATACGACTACACCACGAAACCATTCAAAATCGACGAACTCATATTGACGGTGAAGCGCGCCCTGGAATACCGGACGCTGAAGACCCAGAATAAGAATCTGAAACGTCTGGTCGGCGAGGCGTCCAGTTTCAGGAACATCATCGGTGACAGCGAGGGGATGCAGCGGGTGGAAAGCCTGATACACAAGGTCTCGGATGCGGATACCACGGTTCTGATCCAGGGGGAGAGCGGGACCGGCAAGGAACTGGTGGCCCGGGCCATCCATTTCAACAGCCCAAGGGCTGACGCCCCTCTGATTCCCATCAACTGCGCGGCGATCCCGAGAGACCTCCTGGAAAGCGAGCTTTTCGGCCATGTCAAGGGGGCGTTCACCGGGGCGGCCCTCTCACGGATCGGACGCTTCGAACTTGCGGATAAAGGGACGCTCTTTTTGGATGAGATCGGTGAGATGCCTCCGGAGCTTCAGGTTAAAATCCTGCGCGTGCTTCAGGAGCAGCAGTTTGAACGGGTTGGAGGGACCAAGACCATACAGATCAACGTCCGGATCATTGCGGCCACGAATAAAGACCTGGAAAAGGAAATCAAAAGGGGGATGTTCCGGGAGGATTTATACTACCGATTAAATGTCATTCCCATTCATATTCCCCCCTTGAGGGATCGGATATCCGACATCCCTCTCCTCATCCGGCATTTCTTGAACCGGTTCAACCATGAGAGGAACCGGAATCTCAAAGGTTTTACCAAGGAAGCCCTGCAATGTCTGGAATCCTATGCTTGGCCCGGCAATGTCAGAGAGCTCGAGAACCTGGTCGAACGGATGATTATTCTTTGTGAAGGGGAATGGGTCTGTATAGAGGATATCCCGGAGAAGTTTCATGCCCCCATGAAACTTCAATCCATCCGGTCCGTTGATTTCCCGGAGCAGGGGATCGCCCTGAATGAAGCCGTCGAATCTTTTGAAAACGAACTGATCATCAAGGCGTTAAAGCAGGCCGGCGGAGTGAAAAGCAAGGCGGCAAAACTCCTCAATCTGAACCGAACCACCCTCCTGGAAAAGATCAAAAAGAAGAAACTGAACGGCTGGGCCGAAGATGCCGCCGGCACGCATTGATAATATGAGCCTGAGGCGGCGGATGTCAAAGGATTGCCGGCAGACATAACTTTGACAGGCCCATCGTCCAATCTGCACGCCGTACCCTATTCCCATACCCTTTTTTGCCTCAAGTCGTTTCTCACCTTATAGCAGCAACACCCTGTAAACAAAAAATAAAAAATTATTATGTTCAAACAATGCCGTGTATTCAGCTTTTGGCATATAACTTGCTTTTAAAACCGCGTAGTGAAATTTAACGGCGCAGGAGATGAAAAAGGACATCCTGTATGCAGACTCGGCCCCATCAACGTCGTGAGATATCAGAAACCATGGGAAGAAATCCGGACCAAGCTGAGACGCTGCTGCATACCGTGAACCCGGAGCATGGAAGGCATGTCAAGGTGATTTCCATCACGAGCGGCAAGGGGGGCGTCGGCAAGACGAATGCGGCAGCCAACCTGGGTGTCGCTCTTGCCGGTCTCGGGAAAAAAGTGATGATACTGGACGCCAATCTGGGCCTTGGGAATCTGGATGTCCTTCTGGGGGTCAGCCCCAGGTACAATATAAACGATGTGATCGCCGGACGGAAGAGAATCCGTGATATCGTCATCCAGGGACCCGGGGGAATCCGAATCCTTGCATCGGGTTCGGGGCTTTATGATGTCACGGAACTTTCCAACGGTCAGAAGACCGATCTGATCACCCAGATGGACGAACTGGATGACGACATAGATTTTCTTCTGATCGACGCCGGATCGGGAATCTCGGAAAATGTCATGTTCTTCAATACGGCGGCGCATGAGATCATCGTGGTGGCATCTCCTGAACCGACGACCATCACCGATACCTATGCCCAGATGGCCGTTATGTCGCAAAACCATGCTCAAAACCGGTTCCAATTACTGATCAATTCCGTGACGTCCGAAGAAGAAGCCAAGGGCGTTTATAAAAAACTCTGCAACATCACGGACCGTTTTCTCAATATTTCATTAGACTACCTCGGATATATTCTTTTTGATCCGGATATGACTCAAGCGGTACGGAGACAGAAGGCCATTGTCGAGATCCTTCCGGAGTCTCCGGCCAGTCAATGTTTCCGAAGAATCGCACGGGGCATGGCGGCGGCGCCATCCGACATGGTCTCTCCCAAAGGCAGCATCCAGTTTTTTTGGAAGAGACTTTTTCAGGTTGCCTGACTCAGTGCTCAGCGGCCATGATCAGAGATGCCGTAAGTCCTATGCAGGAGGGATGAAATGAACAAGGCTCAGGGAAGATACAAAAAAAATTCGGCGGAGCTGGATGCCTTGAGGAGAAATGAGATCATTCTGGAGTATGCGCCGCAGATCAAGTTCATCGCTCACCGGCTCGCCATGCGTCTTCCTTCCCATGTGGATCTGGAGGATCTGATCAAT from Nitrospirae bacterium CG2_30_53_67 includes:
- a CDS encoding DNA-binding response regulator; this translates as MNRNRILLVDDEPGALEILAGILGQENYEVVTAQDGEEALSILKESSFDLVLTDLNMPKINGLELIRRIQQVDPVLMTIVLTGCGTIDNAVAAMKAGAYDYTTKPFKIDELILTVKRALEYRTLKTQNKNLKRLVGEASSFRNIIGDSEGMQRVESLIHKVSDADTTVLIQGESGTGKELVARAIHFNSPRADAPLIPINCAAIPRDLLESELFGHVKGAFTGAALSRIGRFELADKGTLFLDEIGEMPPELQVKILRVLQEQQFERVGGTKTIQINVRIIAATNKDLEKEIKRGMFREDLYYRLNVIPIHIPPLRDRISDIPLLIRHFLNRFNHERNRNLKGFTKEALQCLESYAWPGNVRELENLVERMIILCEGEWVCIEDIPEKFHAPMKLQSIRSVDFPEQGIALNEAVESFENELIIKALKQAGGVKSKAAKLLNLNRTTLLEKIKKKKLNGWAEDAAGTH